A genome region from Chloroherpetonaceae bacterium includes the following:
- a CDS encoding nucleotidyltransferase family protein, whose product MLSKVSIIILAAGASRRLGQPKQLLRFLGKSLIQRAATEALAVSPKEVLCVLGAFAEQIKPELAGMPVRIVENREWPEGIASSIRAGIAALQLTDADAAILMLCDQPFIDRAVLRELMTMWQSSTEPIVATSYGDTVGVPALFSRSLFPELLRLRGDTGARPLIFRYPHRRIPCPQSPADIDTPDDKRALDALNSPDSH is encoded by the coding sequence ATGCTTAGCAAAGTCAGCATCATCATTCTGGCGGCTGGTGCATCGCGCCGGCTGGGTCAGCCAAAACAATTACTGCGATTTTTAGGCAAATCTCTTATTCAGCGGGCAGCTACGGAAGCACTTGCCGTGTCGCCTAAGGAGGTGCTTTGCGTGCTTGGCGCCTTTGCAGAGCAGATTAAACCTGAACTGGCTGGAATGCCTGTGCGCATTGTGGAAAACCGTGAGTGGCCAGAAGGCATTGCTTCCTCCATTCGTGCAGGGATTGCGGCGCTGCAACTCACTGATGCAGACGCGGCTATCTTAATGCTATGTGACCAGCCCTTTATTGACCGTGCCGTTCTTCGTGAGCTTATGACGATGTGGCAATCTTCTACTGAGCCAATTGTGGCTACCAGCTATGGTGACACGGTGGGCGTGCCTGCACTTTTTTCGCGCTCACTTTTTCCCGAGCTGCTCCGCCTGCGTGGTGATACTGGTGCTCGTCCACTTATCTTCCGCTACCCACATCGCCGTATTCCTTGCCCGCAAAGCCCTGCAGATATTGACACACCTGACGACAAGCGCGCCTTAGATGCCCTGAACTCACCCGATAGCCACTAA
- a CDS encoding XdhC family protein: protein MKELSDILCAAQAASDSGERFALATLVKVQGSSYRRAGAKMLITESGKSVGAISGGCLEGDVRQKALFAIQTQRSLLVAYDSMDEDASLGYGLGCHGKIFVLIESSELATLQARLQQYQDFLRAPKPTGLATVYGAEGSLQREVGRFLSLRENDAPFSNISSHHLRLMLAHDVAKHLHRQLAASQRYECSDGAAEVFIDVLLPPVHFLIIGAGYDAVPLAELAKRLGWQVSVVDRRPSYLSREGFGIADARRLLKVGADIASVVSNPARTAAVVMTHNFELDVEFLFQLLPMHLAYLGVLGPKRRTEKLLAAIRARGLVPTETMLNKLYAPVGLDIGAELPEEIALSILAEIRAVLSGRTGSFLRNRPTPIHSESVHL, encoded by the coding sequence ATGAAAGAACTGAGCGACATTCTTTGTGCCGCACAGGCTGCATCTGACAGTGGGGAACGGTTTGCACTGGCTACACTGGTCAAAGTGCAAGGGTCGTCGTATCGCCGTGCAGGCGCTAAAATGCTTATTACTGAATCAGGTAAGAGCGTTGGTGCTATTTCAGGCGGTTGCCTTGAAGGTGATGTAAGACAGAAGGCGCTGTTTGCGATTCAGACGCAACGCTCACTTCTTGTCGCTTACGACTCAATGGATGAAGACGCTTCGCTGGGTTACGGCTTGGGCTGCCATGGGAAAATTTTTGTGCTCATTGAATCCAGTGAGCTGGCTACGCTTCAAGCTCGCTTGCAGCAGTATCAAGACTTTCTTCGTGCCCCAAAACCTACGGGGCTTGCTACTGTCTATGGGGCAGAAGGCAGCTTACAGCGTGAAGTCGGTCGCTTTCTTTCGCTTCGTGAAAACGATGCGCCTTTTAGCAACATCTCTTCTCATCACTTGCGTCTTATGCTTGCGCATGATGTTGCTAAGCACCTGCATCGGCAGCTTGCTGCGAGCCAGCGGTATGAATGCAGCGATGGTGCCGCTGAGGTTTTCATTGATGTACTTCTGCCACCTGTTCATTTCTTGATTATTGGCGCTGGGTATGACGCTGTGCCACTTGCTGAACTGGCTAAGCGTTTGGGCTGGCAAGTTAGTGTAGTGGATAGGCGTCCATCTTATCTTTCACGAGAAGGCTTCGGTATTGCCGATGCACGGCGGTTGCTCAAAGTCGGTGCAGACATTGCCTCCGTCGTGTCCAACCCTGCTCGCACTGCTGCGGTTGTAATGACTCACAATTTTGAGTTAGATGTAGAATTTCTTTTTCAGCTCTTGCCGATGCACTTGGCTTATTTGGGCGTGCTCGGACCAAAGCGCCGCACTGAGAAATTACTGGCAGCAATCCGTGCGCGTGGGTTAGTGCCTACCGAGACAATGCTGAATAAGCTCTATGCGCCAGTTGGATTAGACATTGGCGCAGAACTTCCAGAGGAAATCGCCTTGTCTATTTTAGCCGAAATTCGCGCTGTGCTGTCTGGACGCACTGGCTCATTTTTGCGCAATCGTCCTACACCCATTCATAGCGAGAGTGTTCATCTCTAA
- a CDS encoding YjbH domain-containing protein has product MKLICFLLLSTPALLFAQGSAGSNATQEARYLFNLPTAGTLKRGTFAIEGWFYAGGGAMIGASVGISDRFSLGLSYGAGNLIGSGSPSWNRLPGAMVRYRILDEELTLPALTVGFESQGRGRFIDSLSRYERKSPGFFLAASKNFEFLGYLTLHSGLNYSILEASDDGNANFYIGLEKTIGTDFTFYVQYDFALNDDRSETFGRGSGFLDIGLRWSLGAGFTLEFNLSNLNNNFRSLSALDRSVRLEFIQAF; this is encoded by the coding sequence ATGAAACTCATCTGCTTTCTGCTTCTCAGCACGCCTGCTCTGCTTTTTGCACAAGGCTCTGCAGGCAGCAATGCCACACAAGAAGCTCGCTACCTTTTTAACCTTCCGACCGCTGGTACTTTGAAGCGCGGCACGTTTGCTATTGAAGGCTGGTTCTATGCCGGCGGCGGTGCAATGATTGGGGCAAGCGTCGGCATTAGCGACCGATTTTCGTTAGGACTTTCTTACGGAGCTGGAAACCTTATTGGCTCTGGGTCGCCAAGCTGGAATCGCTTGCCCGGTGCAATGGTGCGCTATCGTATCTTAGACGAAGAACTCACTCTGCCTGCCCTCACTGTTGGCTTCGAGTCGCAAGGGCGCGGCCGCTTTATTGACAGCCTGAGTCGCTACGAGCGCAAGTCGCCCGGCTTTTTCCTTGCCGCCTCAAAAAATTTTGAGTTTCTCGGCTACCTCACCTTGCACAGTGGCTTAAACTACAGCATCTTGGAAGCCAGCGACGACGGCAACGCCAACTTTTACATCGGACTGGAAAAAACCATCGGAACTGACTTCACATTTTATGTGCAATACGACTTTGCCTTGAACGACGACCGCAGCGAGACGTTCGGTCGCGGCAGCGGGTTTCTCGATATCGGATTGCGCTGGTCGCTCGGCGCTGGTTTCACGCTGGAGTTTAACCTTAGCAACCTCAACAACAATTTCCGTTCTCTCTCAGCACTTGACCGTAGCGTTCGCTTGGAGTTCATTCAAGCGTTCTGA
- a CDS encoding metallophosphoesterase, with product MKIAHISDLHLDSDTNPDCLSEIDSLIKKIFDSGFDHLVMTGDIVDVVNFQDLWHLREILEKNGVLSWEHVTIIPGNHDIFGKYEMNGIIGLRDTALRALESTGIRYHQKLHEFCEIFRETITDKPDESLSFPFVKIFQNRPHGVALVAFNSVLEWSLKINPSGSRGYIHAEERCAIEQAEVRAALKDKFTIALFHHAYKIYEPQNAADKAFIWSMELIEREAFLKTLKNIGVRLALHGHYHKAEEYRIDGIHFINSGSVRRSGSKFNAITIYDDGSYENRFIRL from the coding sequence ATGAAAATTGCTCATATCTCAGACCTTCACCTCGATAGCGATACGAACCCAGATTGCCTGTCTGAAATTGATAGCTTGATAAAGAAAATCTTTGACAGCGGCTTTGACCACTTGGTCATGACAGGCGATATTGTCGATGTCGTCAATTTTCAAGATTTATGGCACTTGCGTGAGATTTTGGAAAAAAATGGCGTGCTGAGTTGGGAACATGTCACCATCATACCGGGCAATCATGACATTTTTGGCAAATATGAAATGAATGGTATCATCGGGCTGCGTGATACAGCCCTGCGCGCGCTTGAATCCACTGGTATCCGCTACCACCAGAAACTGCACGAATTCTGCGAAATTTTTCGAGAAACCATCACAGATAAGCCTGATGAGTCACTTTCATTTCCATTTGTGAAAATTTTCCAAAATCGGCCGCATGGTGTTGCGCTGGTTGCTTTCAACAGTGTGCTGGAGTGGTCGCTTAAAATCAATCCCTCTGGCTCACGCGGCTACATTCACGCCGAAGAGCGATGCGCAATTGAGCAAGCGGAAGTGCGCGCTGCACTCAAAGACAAATTCACGATTGCCCTCTTTCACCATGCCTACAAAATCTATGAACCGCAAAATGCAGCCGATAAAGCCTTCATCTGGTCAATGGAACTCATTGAGCGTGAGGCATTTCTCAAAACGCTAAAGAACATTGGCGTGCGACTTGCTCTGCACGGACACTACCACAAAGCTGAAGAGTATCGCATTGATGGCATTCACTTTATTAATTCTGGCTCCGTGCGCCGCAGTGGAAGTAAGTTTAACGCAATTACCATCTATGACGATGGCAGCTACGAAAATCGTTTTATCCGCCTTTGA
- the glgP gene encoding alpha-glucan family phosphorylase: MSNTSALLNEASVLSTSELAEKLKALSRNLWWSWNLEAQHIFERLSPRLWSKYNHNPAEVMMNVSEQELKARLGDAVFRAEVTNVLSQFESYLNDPNTWAAANAPEFAKQPVAYFSAEFGLHESLPIYSGGLGVLAGDHIKSASDLGLNFVGVSLFYREGYFQQRLSPDGWQQENYPLYRPEYLPMELVRDDKGEPIVISVELGHSLVYVQGWAVKVGRATLYLLDTNLEKNDSHYRDITSRVYGGDATTRINQEIILGIGGVRFLHRLGLMPRVYHMNEGHSAFLTLELLRLELAAGKSLQNAIEAVRAQCVFTTHTPVPAGHDRFSADLMDYALGKFLKTMPLSLDELMTLGREQADEPNAPFTMTVLCLRMSRAANGVSELHGEVSRKMWKALYGGKPEQVPIGHITNGIHTHSWLNHTTYSFWARFHNGDREFYTDPVKLAEIVDRIPDEELWALRYLLRREMIEFVRQRLEEQNLRHGFEMGIMYLHLLSADVLTIGFARRFATYKRAPLIFSNLERIARLINDPKRPLQIIFAGKAHPRDNGGKKFIQEIYHITRMPQFIGKVIFLENYDMNITRHLISGSDIWLNTPLRPLEASGTSGQKIVGHGGINFSILDGWWREAYNGKNGFAIGKDESKLPQEEQDKFDAESLYDVLEHQIVPEFYDERTNGIPTKWIARIRESIKTLMPVYNTHRMVREYIEKYYKTD, encoded by the coding sequence ATGTCCAACACATCTGCTCTGCTCAACGAAGCATCGGTTTTATCAACATCTGAACTTGCTGAGAAGCTAAAAGCGCTCTCACGCAATCTTTGGTGGTCGTGGAACTTGGAGGCGCAGCATATCTTTGAGCGACTGTCGCCGCGTCTCTGGTCAAAGTATAACCACAACCCCGCCGAAGTGATGATGAATGTCTCGGAACAGGAGCTAAAGGCGCGTTTAGGCGATGCGGTGTTTCGGGCTGAAGTAACTAATGTGCTCTCGCAGTTTGAAAGCTACCTAAATGACCCCAACACTTGGGCAGCTGCAAATGCGCCCGAATTTGCCAAACAACCTGTGGCGTATTTCAGCGCCGAGTTTGGCTTGCATGAAAGCCTGCCGATTTACTCAGGTGGCTTAGGCGTGTTAGCTGGCGACCACATCAAATCAGCAAGCGACTTAGGCTTGAACTTTGTCGGGGTCAGCCTTTTCTACCGTGAAGGCTACTTCCAGCAGCGGCTTTCACCCGACGGATGGCAGCAGGAAAACTATCCGCTCTACCGCCCTGAATACCTGCCGATGGAGCTGGTGCGCGACGATAAGGGAGAGCCAATTGTGATATCAGTAGAATTAGGACATAGCTTGGTCTATGTGCAAGGCTGGGCGGTGAAGGTAGGACGCGCCACGCTGTATCTTCTGGACACAAACTTGGAAAAAAACGACTCGCATTATCGTGACATCACCAGCCGTGTCTATGGCGGCGATGCCACCACACGCATCAATCAAGAAATCATTTTGGGCATCGGCGGTGTGCGCTTTCTGCATCGGCTTGGTCTAATGCCGCGTGTCTATCATATGAATGAAGGGCATTCTGCGTTTCTGACGCTGGAGCTATTGCGTCTGGAGCTGGCAGCAGGTAAGTCGCTGCAAAATGCCATAGAGGCAGTGCGCGCACAGTGCGTCTTTACCACCCATACACCTGTGCCAGCTGGACACGACCGCTTCTCAGCCGACCTAATGGATTATGCGCTGGGCAAATTCCTTAAAACAATGCCGCTTTCACTGGACGAACTGATGACACTCGGACGCGAGCAGGCAGATGAGCCAAATGCACCCTTCACCATGACCGTGCTTTGCCTTAGAATGTCGCGTGCAGCAAATGGAGTCTCTGAGCTACACGGAGAAGTCTCGCGCAAGATGTGGAAAGCGCTCTACGGAGGTAAGCCTGAACAAGTCCCAATTGGACATATCACCAATGGCATTCACACGCATAGCTGGCTCAATCATACCACCTATTCGTTTTGGGCGCGTTTCCACAACGGCGACCGAGAGTTCTACACCGACCCTGTGAAACTGGCTGAGATAGTCGACCGCATTCCAGATGAGGAGCTTTGGGCACTACGCTACTTGCTTCGCCGAGAAATGATTGAGTTTGTCCGCCAGCGCTTAGAAGAGCAAAACCTGCGGCACGGCTTTGAAATGGGAATTATGTATTTGCATCTTCTCTCTGCCGATGTGCTCACCATTGGCTTTGCTCGACGATTTGCAACTTACAAACGTGCCCCGCTAATTTTCAGTAATCTTGAGCGAATTGCGCGCCTGATTAACGACCCCAAACGGCCGCTGCAAATTATCTTTGCTGGCAAAGCTCACCCACGCGACAATGGCGGCAAAAAGTTCATTCAAGAAATTTATCACATTACCCGAATGCCACAGTTCATTGGCAAGGTCATTTTCCTCGAGAACTACGATATGAACATCACGCGCCACCTAATTTCAGGCTCAGATATCTGGCTCAATACCCCGCTCCGTCCGCTCGAAGCCAGCGGCACCTCAGGGCAAAAAATCGTCGGACATGGCGGCATTAATTTCAGCATCCTCGATGGCTGGTGGCGTGAAGCCTACAACGGCAAAAACGGCTTTGCAATCGGCAAAGATGAATCCAAGCTCCCACAAGAGGAGCAAGACAAATTTGATGCAGAGTCACTGTATGATGTGCTGGAACATCAAATTGTGCCCGAGTTTTACGATGAGCGCACAAACGGCATTCCAACAAAGTGGATTGCGCGCATTCGTGAATCAATCAAAACGCTGATGCCCGTCTACAACACCCACCGAATGGTGCGCGAGTATATTGAGAAGTATTACAAGACGGACTGA